A region from the Geobacillus vulcani PSS1 genome encodes:
- a CDS encoding DUF1572 domain-containing protein, translated as MSIGQEYLRVVRARFLDMKTIAERAMAQCSEEQLFHCFHEEANSIAIIVKHMSGNMVSRWTDFLSSDGEKPNRNRDDEFINDFHTREEVMACWEKGWSALFQTLSELQETDLLRTVTIRGEPHSVIEAIERQMYHYSYHIGQIVYIAKQLNAERWKALTIPRKRKR; from the coding sequence ATGAGCATCGGCCAAGAATATTTGCGAGTGGTGCGCGCGCGCTTTCTCGACATGAAAACGATCGCCGAACGAGCGATGGCTCAATGTTCGGAGGAACAACTGTTCCATTGTTTTCATGAGGAGGCCAACAGCATCGCCATCATTGTCAAACATATGAGCGGAAATATGGTGTCGCGCTGGACAGACTTTTTGTCATCGGATGGGGAAAAACCGAACCGCAACCGCGATGATGAGTTTATCAACGATTTTCATACGCGCGAAGAAGTCATGGCCTGCTGGGAAAAGGGGTGGTCCGCTTTGTTTCAGACGCTCAGCGAACTGCAAGAAACGGACTTGTTGCGGACGGTCACGATCCGCGGTGAGCCCCATTCTGTCATCGAAGCGATTGAGCGACAAATGTACCATTATTCGTATCATATCGGACAAATCGTCTATATCGCGAAACAGCTGAACGCCGAGCGCTGGAAAGCGTTGACGATCCCGAGAAAAAGAAAACGCTAG
- a CDS encoding ABC transporter substrate-binding protein — protein MFMTHRLNEAEGYGGDKTVSVYNWGDYIDPALIRKFEKETGWKVVYQTFDSNEAMMAKIAQGGAMFDVAVPSDYAISKMIEENLLLPLDHGKLPNVKYIDPRFLDLSFDPHNRYSVPYFWGTVGIVYNRGMLGGKTITSWNDLWDPDLRNQILLVDGAREVMGMALNSLGYSLNDTNKQHLQEAKRKLDRLMPNVKAIVGDEIKLLLANEEAAVGVVWSGDAAEIISENEALDYVVPKEGSNLWFDNMVIPKTAKNIEGAHAFINFMLDPKHAAQNAEYVGYSTPNRAALRYLPKDIANDRRFYPDLDSAGRLEVYENLGKRMLAYYNELFLQFKMQ, from the coding sequence ATGTTCATGACCCATCGGCTCAACGAAGCGGAAGGATATGGAGGCGACAAGACGGTCAGCGTGTACAACTGGGGCGATTACATCGATCCGGCGCTGATCCGGAAGTTTGAAAAAGAAACCGGCTGGAAAGTCGTTTACCAAACGTTCGATTCAAACGAGGCGATGATGGCGAAAATCGCTCAAGGCGGCGCGATGTTTGATGTCGCCGTTCCGTCCGATTACGCCATCAGCAAGATGATCGAGGAAAACTTGCTTTTGCCCCTCGACCATGGCAAGCTGCCGAACGTAAAATACATCGACCCGCGGTTTCTCGATTTGTCGTTTGATCCGCATAACCGTTATTCGGTGCCGTACTTTTGGGGAACGGTCGGCATCGTCTACAACCGCGGGATGCTGGGTGGCAAAACGATCACCAGCTGGAACGACTTATGGGACCCGGATTTGCGCAATCAAATTTTGCTTGTTGACGGGGCGCGCGAAGTGATGGGGATGGCGTTAAACAGCCTCGGCTATTCGCTCAACGATACGAACAAGCAGCATCTGCAAGAGGCGAAACGAAAGCTCGACCGGCTTATGCCGAATGTGAAGGCCATTGTCGGCGATGAAATCAAACTGCTTCTTGCCAACGAAGAGGCGGCGGTCGGTGTCGTCTGGTCGGGCGATGCGGCGGAAATCATTTCCGAAAACGAAGCGTTGGACTATGTCGTGCCCAAGGAAGGATCCAATTTATGGTTTGACAACATGGTCATTCCGAAAACAGCGAAAAACATCGAAGGCGCGCACGCGTTTATCAATTTTATGCTTGACCCGAAACACGCGGCGCAAAACGCCGAATATGTCGGCTACTCGACGCCGAATCGCGCGGCGCTTCGCTATTTGCCAAAAGACATTGCCAATGACCGGCGCTTTTACCCTGATTTGGATTCGGCAGGGCGCTTGGAAGTGTACGAAAACTTAGGGAAACGTATGCTCGCCTACTATAATGAGTTGTTTTTGCAGTTTAAGATGCAGTAA
- a CDS encoding ABC transporter permease yields the protein MKRTHRWGRVYLLVVFAIMYTPIGYLMYYSFNSGGTMHDFQSFTLEWYGEVLSDDRLLIIVLNTLVVALLSAAVATILGVIGALAIYYVKRQRMKNTLLALNNVLIVSPDVIIGASFLLLFTLAGIKLGFVSVLLSHIAFSVPIVVLMVLPKLEEMSPTWIDAARDLGAGSRQVLSRVILPFLTPSIWAGFFMALTYSLDDFAVTFFVTGNGFSTLSVEIYSRARQGISLSINALSTLLFLFTMLLVVGYYVLSQKGGRMYGIGGRK from the coding sequence ATGAAACGCACACATCGGTGGGGGCGCGTCTATTTGCTTGTCGTGTTTGCCATCATGTACACGCCGATTGGGTACTTGATGTATTATTCGTTCAACAGCGGCGGGACGATGCACGATTTTCAATCCTTCACGCTGGAATGGTATGGCGAGGTGCTATCGGATGACCGTTTGTTGATCATTGTGCTCAATACGCTGGTCGTCGCGTTATTGTCGGCGGCGGTGGCCACGATTTTGGGCGTCATCGGGGCATTGGCCATTTACTATGTCAAGCGGCAGCGGATGAAAAATACGCTGCTTGCTCTCAACAACGTGCTGATCGTCAGCCCGGACGTCATCATCGGCGCTTCGTTTTTATTGTTGTTTACGCTGGCCGGCATCAAGCTGGGGTTTGTGTCCGTGCTGTTGTCCCATATCGCCTTTAGTGTGCCGATTGTCGTGCTGATGGTGCTGCCCAAGCTTGAGGAGATGAGCCCGACATGGATCGATGCGGCGCGCGATTTGGGGGCAGGATCGCGGCAAGTGCTGTCGCGGGTGATCCTCCCGTTTTTGACGCCGAGCATCTGGGCCGGGTTTTTTATGGCACTCACGTATTCGCTCGATGATTTTGCCGTAACGTTTTTTGTGACAGGAAACGGGTTCTCCACATTGTCGGTCGAAATTTATTCGCGGGCGCGCCAAGGCATTTCTCTATCAATCAATGCGCTGTCGACATTGCTGTTTTTGTTTACGATGCTGCTGGTCGTCGGCTATTACGTGCTCAGCCAAAAAGGCGGCCGCATGTACGGAATAGGGGGGCGGAAGTAG
- a CDS encoding ABC transporter permease: MERAWRNWYLIPYAAWLVLFVIAPLVFLVYESFLDIDGQWTLANYEKVLTPIYLKMMAYSFWYALLITLASLLIGYPTAYWLTKTRHKQLWLLLLILPMWVNLLLKVYAFLGLFGTYGLANAFLQAIGLGARQLLFTDFSFVFVSVYIFIPFMVLPIFNALEELPPSLIDAARDLGASGWTTFRRVVFPLTLSGVKAGCQAVFIPALSLFMITRLIAGNRVITLGTAIEQHFLVTQDWGMGATIAVVLMIAMAVIVFLTGSGRKEGSR, from the coding sequence ATGGAACGGGCATGGCGAAACTGGTATTTGATCCCCTATGCGGCATGGCTGGTGTTGTTTGTCATTGCGCCGCTCGTCTTTCTCGTGTATGAGTCGTTTTTGGATATCGACGGACAGTGGACGCTGGCCAATTATGAAAAGGTGCTGACGCCCATTTATTTGAAAATGATGGCGTATTCGTTTTGGTACGCGCTGCTGATTACGCTCGCCTCCTTGTTGATCGGCTATCCGACCGCGTATTGGCTGACGAAAACGCGGCATAAGCAGCTATGGCTGCTGTTGCTCATTTTGCCAATGTGGGTGAATTTGCTGCTGAAGGTGTATGCGTTTTTAGGGCTGTTCGGCACATATGGACTGGCCAACGCTTTTTTGCAGGCGATCGGCCTCGGGGCGCGGCAGTTGTTGTTCACCGATTTCAGCTTTGTGTTCGTCTCGGTGTACATTTTTATTCCGTTTATGGTGCTGCCGATTTTTAATGCGCTGGAAGAATTGCCGCCGTCACTCATTGATGCGGCCCGCGATTTGGGCGCGTCCGGGTGGACGACGTTCCGCCGCGTCGTGTTCCCGCTCACCCTCAGTGGGGTGAAGGCCGGCTGCCAGGCGGTGTTTATCCCGGCGTTGTCGCTGTTTATGATTACGCGCCTCATTGCGGGCAACCGCGTCATTACGCTTGGCACGGCCATTGAGCAGCATTTTCTCGTCACCCAAGATTGGGGGATGGGGGCGACGATTGCGGTTGTGCTCATGATCGCGATGGCGGTCATTGTCTTTTTGACAGGAAGCGGAAGGAAAGAGGGAAGTCGATGA